Genomic window (Heliangelus exortis chromosome W unlocalized genomic scaffold, bHelExo1.hap1 SUPER_W_unloc_2, whole genome shotgun sequence):
ACACAGACCCCAGTTCTCCTCAGCCCttgtctgagctgctcctgagcccctgcacaggcagagatGCCCCTggacaggtcctgctgctgccaggaggggtctgcagggcagagctgagcactcagTAGGTGGAATGGGGGCTGTGAGCACTgacagggaggagagctggggacagagaaagagctgcaggcagcagagatgggcagggatggagagggaacTGCTGCCTGGAAGATGATGGCAGGGGGGATTCCTGCCCCTCCCAGccatcccctgcagagctgctgccctccctagAGCTAAACCCTGCTCtctgtcacacagcacagtCCCCCAGCCCTTCAGATCATGGGCACTGAATTCTGAGGATCCTTCCAGCAGTTTCCCCACCAGAGAGGAGAAACGCTGGAGTCTCTGCCTGTGTCTCCCTGTCCCGACTCTCTTGGCAGCAGAACTTTGGCAGGTTCCCCtcttgtccctgctgctgctgcccttgttcttccccttctttttgctgggctgggatgtggggatTTGGGTGCAGCTCAGACATTGATGCTGCAGGTCTTGTCCTGCTGCTGTATCCATGGAGGAAAAGCATCCAAACTTACTCAAATTTGGGGCTGTAGGGACTACAGGATGTGGGGTGGGTATCAGCCCACCCTCCCATCAGGATACCCCAACTTTAGGGTCTTTGCCTCTTtgtgcagctgagagcaggactGATGGACAGAGCCGCTGTCCTCACTCTGCACTAAGGGACAGTCCTTTTgcctctcagcaccctcaagGTTTtagtttcagagaagaaattttaGGGGCTTCAGCATTATAATACTTCTCATGTGTTTTTGAGAAACTGGACCAGAACAAATCATGCTGAATCCGTTCAGCTTTGCTCTTCTGGCTGATGGTGTATTGTCCTGACAATGCTGAAAATCTCTCGTATTGTAACATTGCATATAATTTCAGATcaacattttcttatttattaattCCTGTAGGGCAAGACTGACTCCTGCAGAGCCCAAAGTTCAGACCCTGCTCTGAGTGACACTGTAAGCCAGCAAAAACTACAGCTTGTGAATGGGACAGGCAAAAATCCTTCCTGTAAGGAGTGAGGTGGTTTGAGGATTTCTGTGAATTTCTAAAAGAATTTGCTCAGACAAATCTGACCTGACTTACttatcccttttctttttctgacagtGCACCAGAGGCAGGAGatgtccaacagcagctccatcaggcagttcctcctcctggcacttgcagacaggcgggagctgcagctcttgcacttctggctcttcctgggcatctacctggctgccctcctgggcaacggcctcatcatcaccaccatcgcctgtgaccaccacctccacacccccatgtacttcttcctcctcaacctctccctcctcgacctgggatccgtctccaccactctgcccaaagccatggccaatTCCCTCGGGACAACAGGGACATCTCCTACAAGGcatgtgctgcacagctcttcttctttgtcttcttcatCTCAGCAGAGTTTTGTCTCCTGACCATCATGTCCTACGACTGCTCCgtggccatctgcaaacccctgcactacgggaccctcctgggcagcagagcttgtgtccacatggcagcagctgcctggggcactgggtttctcactgctctgctgcacacagccaatacattttccctgcccctctgccagggcaatgccctggaccagttcttctgtgaaatcccccagatcctcaagctctcctgctcacactcctaCCTCAGGGAAATTTGGGTTGTGGTTGTAGGTTGctgttttgggtgttttgttttcatcgtGGTGTCCTATGTGTGgatcttcagggctgtgctgaggatcccctctgagcagggaaggcacaaagccttttccacgtgcctccctcacctggccATGGTCTCCCTGTTCATCAGCACAGCCATCTTTGCCCACCTGAAgcccccctccatctcctccccatccctggacctGGTGGTGTCATTTCTGTACTCggtggttcctccagcagtgaatCCCCTCATCTACAGCCTGAGGAACCAGGAGCTCAAGGGTGCTGCATGGAAACTaatgacttcatttttttctcaaataataAAATGCTCAATTTTTCATGCATATAATTGATAATGTATCTCATATTGTTGCAGGTGGCGGGGGAGGtgaaaatttagaagtagttatgctaaggtttggactggtcaagcaggacagaaaagcaggaaactgACAAGGAAAGtgttaatgtgctgagaagaggggaacagtttatcaacaaggaatgcgctgggaagaggggaacagcttatcaaaggggattagtcgagcatgaacatgaagaaaagtaaactgacattgaagataagggttattatGCATGTAAGGGGGGTTGATGGTGGGAGACAGTCAAAACAATATCTTAAATTGAAAAAGTATGAGATTTGCGGTTCGTAGATGTCTctctattgttatctgcatgtaACTGTTTCACAACTGAAATTCCGCACGAAGGCTTAATTgtaaaaagggtataaaagctgaaccgaaAACGGGGATCgttggaatcctgacttgggacgccagtcctcaggtttcccgggccccgaataaagcaccgcataaactggcactctgttggtttgtgtcttgacttcGGGCAACAATATCATTAGTAATGTCTCTCATAACAGATTCAACGTGCCCTCTGTGACTTCTGATGATGGAGGCTTTTGGCTCTCTTTTACAAGTGATAATGATGTGCATAAAGAAATCTTTCATTGTTCATACCATTTCCagttctgtggttttctttctgatgttaAACAAAAGGCTGctggaaagttttttttaaatgactccTATGTTGTCTGGGCATTGCAATAAATAAGGATTCCAGCAGTGAATTCTTTACCTGATGTCCTTTTTCTGAGCCTTCCTCTGGTGTTAGGTTTAGATCCAGACACACTTGGAGTTCCCTGGGAAGAAATTTAGGAAGCAAGGGGGTTCACTCTGACCCTTGTGACCCAACAGGAGGTCCTTCCTCATTCTCTTCTCTGATCCCTGAACAAAACACTCCAACCCTCTCCAGCTCCATTTCTACTGTCCTTCCTGGGTGTGCATGATGGGAGGGTGAGAACCAAGGGGCATCATGGGAAAAAAGGGCGGGAAAATCTCAAAAACTTGCTCCTCATCAAGACACTCAAGCACATCTACCAGAGAGCTTGTGTCATCTCCattcctgcagcttttcaagaacaaaattaataaaggcCTGAGACACCTTCCCTTACTCCAAAGCCATCCTTGATTAGACCTGATCAGGTAGTCCTATGGTTCTACTGATgatcagccctctgatcatctttgtggcctcctctggacttgttctaACAGCTCCAGGTCCTCTTTGTGcttggggctccagaactggacccagcactgcagtggggtctcagcagagaggagcagaggagcagaatctcctcccctgacctgctggccacgctgctTTTTGTGTAGCTCAGGACATGCttggcttcctgggctgccagcacacctTGCCAGATggtgctgagcttctcatcaaccagcacccccaagtcctcctcctcctcctcagggctgctctcaatccatgttctgcccaacctgtatttgtgctggGGATTGCCCCAAATGAGGTGCAGGACCTTGTGCTTgtccttgttgaacctcatgaagttttCATGGGCCCAGCTCT
Coding sequences:
- the LOC139790549 gene encoding olfactory receptor 14J1-like, encoding MSYDCSVAICKPLHYGTLLGSRACVHMAAAAWGTGFLTALLHTANTFSLPLCQGNALDQFFCEIPQILKLSCSHSYLREIWVVVVGCCFGCFVFIVVSYVWIFRAVLRIPSEQGRHKAFSTCLPHLAMVSLFISTAIFAHLKPPSISSPSLDLVVSFLYSVVPPAVNPLIYSLRNQELKGAAWKLMTSFFSQIIKCSIFHAYN